A single Candidatus Methylomirabilota bacterium DNA region contains:
- the cas4 gene encoding CRISPR-associated protein Cas4, producing the protein MTFPESDLVPLSALQHYMFCPRQCALIHVEQIWEESRLTAEGRILHERVDEGGSEKRRDVKRVFALPIRCLRLGLVGKADVVEFHRQADGRWIPYPVEHKRGRRKKEDWDRVQLCAQALCLEEMLGVAVPEGALFYGKEQRREVVAIDDALRQETEEVAAAVHRMLTDGRTPPPEYAPKCDSCSLVDVCLPQGVGGRGNRVARYLTKVLEEP; encoded by the coding sequence ATGACTTTTCCCGAATCCGACCTCGTCCCGCTCTCGGCCTTGCAGCACTACATGTTCTGCCCGCGGCAGTGTGCGCTGATCCACGTGGAGCAGATCTGGGAGGAAAGCAGGCTGACGGCCGAGGGGCGGATCCTGCACGAACGGGTGGATGAGGGCGGGTCGGAGAAACGGCGCGACGTGAAACGAGTTTTTGCGCTGCCGATCCGTTGCCTGCGGCTCGGGCTTGTGGGTAAGGCCGACGTGGTGGAGTTCCACCGGCAGGCTGACGGCCGCTGGATACCCTACCCCGTTGAACATAAGCGGGGCCGGAGGAAGAAAGAAGACTGGGACCGGGTGCAGCTCTGCGCCCAGGCGCTCTGTCTGGAGGAGATGCTTGGCGTTGCGGTGCCTGAGGGTGCGCTCTTTTACGGTAAGGAACAACGGCGCGAAGTTGTCGCGATCGACGACGCGCTGCGTCAAGAAACCGAAGAAGTCGCGGCGGCCGTACATCGGATGTTGACGGATGGGCGCACCCCGCCGCCCGAGTACGCTCCCAAGTGCGACAGTTGCTCGCTCGTGGATGTCTGTCTTCCGCAAGGTGTCGGGGGGCGAGGAAACCGAGTGGCCCGATATCTGACGAAGGTCCTGGAAGAGCCATGA